A window of the Cystobacter fuscus genome harbors these coding sequences:
- a CDS encoding alpha-2-macroglobulin family protein, with amino-acid sequence MKRYILVGAGGLVVGVLLTLFSSILFMPSFSPVRAEPEELMLAEAPPQAAPATLPMEQLRGGLIEADAIPGGGGAAKRAPVAFGMREKGMAVGALAPPPPPPPPAPGQEQAAAPSGRAWFPETFLFEPLVVTDASGEASVPVKVPDRLTHWRVLALAHSRSGAQAGAVSTFASSLPTYVDPVLPAFLRAGDVVRMPVQLVNTTGAAVTRALKVEAQGAQVEGGTRTVTVPAAGSVVEYVTLRAARPGPVTVRAALEGADSVERGFDVWPTGQLVRETRGGTLAAPRTLELVGPPSPVEGSERVRLLVFPGALGVLRSELAAAPGRAGGAEDAYALLLTGRAPALLQGLGGTVEPRALEQTSMLAGQRVLKAGRAPDVATAALLAEAALAHPGNPVLARLGERLSEQVARAQRPDGTCQGGEGWTLQRLLVATAECTRVVRAGMGTDAGLRRASAFGARASGAFERALSRIRDGYTAAAVLASGGVSGSVRDTLRGRVREALQRRPDGAAYLPVPAGVVRADGRIPSEAEATALAVLALVEDKEAPLADLGTSLLADYRPESGWGDGRANLAGLQAVLALFKEPLPSRVRVVLERDGQPITEGNFDAKALREVLALEAEAPGSAGPHTWSVRAEPAVPGLGFSLTLAARVPWRASEPGHGLELAMKVAADAKVGMPVEVTLQAASPAGLELTLRQELPAGVQVDRPSLEELVRQGRVTAYDVEDGAVSLTLPPRGAAEPFTARFRVVPTLAGALQAGASSLSLVGSENTAFRVAPTTWTIR; translated from the coding sequence ATGAAGCGCTACATCCTCGTGGGGGCGGGAGGCCTCGTCGTGGGCGTCCTGCTGACCCTGTTCTCGAGCATCCTGTTCATGCCGAGCTTCTCACCGGTGCGGGCGGAGCCGGAGGAGCTGATGCTGGCGGAAGCACCCCCCCAGGCCGCTCCCGCCACCCTCCCCATGGAGCAGCTCAGGGGGGGCCTCATCGAGGCAGACGCCATCCCAGGGGGCGGAGGAGCAGCCAAACGAGCTCCGGTCGCTTTCGGGATGAGGGAGAAGGGGATGGCCGTGGGAGCACTGGCCCCTCCCCCGCCCCCACCTCCCCCCGCGCCCGGGCAGGAGCAAGCGGCGGCCCCATCGGGACGGGCGTGGTTCCCCGAGACGTTCCTCTTCGAGCCCCTGGTGGTGACGGACGCGTCGGGCGAGGCCTCGGTCCCCGTGAAGGTGCCGGACCGGCTGACGCACTGGCGGGTACTGGCGCTGGCGCACTCGCGCTCGGGGGCTCAGGCCGGGGCGGTGAGCACCTTCGCGAGCTCGCTGCCCACCTACGTGGATCCGGTGTTGCCCGCCTTCCTGCGGGCCGGAGACGTGGTGCGCATGCCGGTGCAGTTGGTGAACACCACGGGCGCCGCGGTGACGCGCGCGCTGAAGGTGGAGGCCCAGGGAGCGCAGGTGGAGGGCGGCACGCGCACGGTGACGGTGCCGGCGGCGGGCAGCGTGGTGGAGTACGTGACGCTGCGCGCGGCGAGGCCGGGGCCGGTGACGGTGCGGGCCGCGCTGGAGGGAGCGGACTCGGTGGAGCGCGGCTTCGACGTGTGGCCCACGGGCCAACTGGTGCGCGAGACTCGCGGAGGCACCCTGGCCGCGCCGCGCACACTGGAGCTGGTGGGGCCCCCGTCCCCAGTGGAGGGCAGCGAGCGGGTGCGGCTGCTCGTCTTCCCCGGAGCGCTGGGCGTGCTGCGCTCGGAGCTGGCGGCGGCTCCCGGCCGCGCGGGCGGGGCCGAGGATGCCTATGCGCTGCTGCTCACCGGGCGCGCCCCGGCGCTGCTCCAGGGCCTGGGCGGGACGGTGGAGCCACGCGCGCTCGAGCAGACGTCGATGCTCGCGGGCCAGCGGGTGCTGAAGGCCGGACGCGCGCCGGACGTGGCGACGGCGGCCCTGCTCGCCGAGGCGGCGCTGGCCCACCCGGGCAATCCCGTGCTGGCACGGCTCGGCGAGCGCCTGTCCGAGCAGGTGGCGCGGGCCCAGCGCCCGGATGGAACGTGCCAGGGCGGCGAGGGGTGGACGTTGCAGCGGCTGCTGGTCGCCACGGCGGAGTGCACCCGGGTGGTGCGCGCTGGGATGGGCACGGACGCGGGCCTCCGACGGGCCTCGGCCTTCGGGGCGCGCGCGTCGGGTGCCTTCGAGCGCGCCCTGTCACGGATCCGGGACGGCTACACGGCGGCGGCGGTGCTGGCCAGCGGAGGGGTGTCCGGCTCGGTCCGGGACACGCTGCGCGGGCGGGTACGTGAGGCGCTCCAGCGGCGACCGGATGGCGCGGCGTACCTCCCCGTACCAGCGGGCGTGGTGCGAGCGGATGGACGGATCCCCTCGGAGGCCGAGGCCACCGCGCTCGCGGTACTGGCGCTGGTGGAGGACAAGGAAGCGCCGCTCGCGGACCTGGGCACCTCGCTGCTCGCGGACTACCGGCCCGAGTCCGGCTGGGGTGACGGGCGCGCCAACCTCGCCGGACTCCAGGCCGTGCTGGCCCTCTTCAAGGAGCCGTTGCCCTCTCGAGTCCGGGTGGTGCTGGAGCGGGATGGCCAGCCGATAACGGAGGGGAACTTCGACGCGAAGGCGCTGCGCGAGGTGCTCGCGCTGGAGGCGGAGGCACCCGGTTCCGCGGGCCCGCACACCTGGAGCGTGCGCGCGGAGCCCGCGGTGCCGGGACTGGGCTTCTCCCTGACGCTGGCCGCCCGCGTGCCCTGGCGCGCGAGCGAACCGGGCCATGGACTGGAGCTCGCCATGAAGGTCGCGGCGGACGCGAAGGTGGGGATGCCCGTGGAGGTGACGCTCCAGGCGGCCTCTCCGGCGGGCCTGGAGCTCACGCTGCGCCAGGAGCTGCCCGCGGGCGTGCAGGTGGATCGCCCGAGCCTGGAGGAACTGGTGCGCCAGGGCCGGGTGACGGCCTACGACGTGGAGGACGGAGCGGTGAGCCTCACCCTGCCGCCGCGCGGCGCCGCCGAGCCCTTCACGGCCCGGTTCCGGGTGGTGCCCACGCTCGCCGGCGCGTTGCAGGCGGGCGCCTCCAGCCTCTCGCTCGTGGGGAGCGAGAACACGGCCTTCCGCGTGGCGCCCACCACCTGGACGATCCGCTGA
- a CDS encoding peptidylprolyl isomerase has translation MRTKFLTTGLLLLTTLAACKDNPPQSTPPAAPPANTATQQATPPPAPPPPPSEAPAETPAAAQPQEHGASAAPRTQPPGENPGPWQKKALGGQELFATLQTNHGDVVVKLFSKQSPLTVANFVGLATGEQAWKDPKTQQEKKNTPLYKDILFHRIIAGFMIQGGDPLGQGVGSPGYTFEDETRNGLTFSKPGILAMANRGPNTNGSQFFISVAPLERLTGGYTIFGEVVKGYEVVEKMSQVKTLPGDRPEKDVVLKKVIVSDKQPT, from the coding sequence ATGCGCACGAAATTCCTGACGACGGGACTCCTCCTCCTCACCACCCTGGCGGCCTGCAAGGACAACCCGCCCCAGAGCACTCCCCCGGCGGCGCCCCCCGCCAACACGGCGACGCAGCAGGCCACGCCGCCGCCCGCGCCCCCTCCTCCTCCCAGCGAGGCCCCCGCGGAAACGCCGGCCGCCGCGCAGCCCCAGGAGCACGGCGCCAGCGCGGCGCCCCGGACCCAGCCCCCGGGCGAGAACCCCGGCCCCTGGCAGAAGAAGGCGCTCGGCGGGCAGGAACTGTTCGCCACGCTGCAGACCAACCACGGTGACGTCGTGGTGAAGCTCTTCTCCAAGCAGTCGCCGCTCACGGTGGCCAACTTCGTGGGCCTCGCCACGGGAGAGCAGGCGTGGAAGGACCCGAAGACGCAGCAGGAGAAGAAGAACACGCCGCTGTACAAGGACATCCTCTTCCACCGCATCATCGCGGGCTTCATGATCCAGGGCGGAGATCCGCTGGGCCAGGGCGTCGGCTCGCCGGGCTACACCTTCGAGGACGAGACGCGCAATGGCCTGACGTTCAGCAAGCCGGGCATCCTGGCCATGGCCAACCGCGGCCCCAACACCAACGGCAGCCAGTTCTTCATCTCCGTGGCTCCGCTGGAGCGCCTCACCGGCGGCTACACCATCTTCGGCGAGGTGGTGAAGGGCTACGAGGTGGTGGAGAAGATGTCCCAGGTGAAGACGCTTCCCGGCGACCGGCCAGAGAAGGACGTGGTGCTCAAGAAGGTCATCGTCAGTGACAAGCAGCCCACGTAG
- a CDS encoding sensor histidine kinase: MKSSPSIRVYRAGFLFAVMLLSAVAAFFLWTEVRTSHEVAARFQESLDRAGLIGRIRVDAISLESAIEAHIRATNDAERQEANEVMEDILADVRDATLAYTRGLPKGEPLVVWERFNMACTRLAEQVRAAAVLSNRQEAERARHHLVEQVRPLAEEIDGLAGHLNRENAEEGRLLLDHLAALRTRNLAFGGAVTLLAMLVSLSVVWRITSVIKRQGKTIQAQMEELDRRNQELDAFTRRVAHDLMGPLSPLKGYLTLLRRSGAVKEPQALELVSLCESSAVRMGELIEALLRFCRAGTRGEPVVGELDTAVSTLLLEVSQTAAAQGVALERELGSGVKVMCPSQLLQIIAQNLLSNAVKYTAGRPDARVSVRVAREGGEAVFEVVDNGMGMSEDTQGKLFQPFFRSPETRGIPGHGLGLATTRRLVEAHEGTLRLHSAPGAGTRVTVRFPLAAEAAPVAQRGAA; encoded by the coding sequence GTGAAGTCCTCTCCTTCGATCCGGGTCTACCGCGCGGGCTTCCTGTTCGCGGTGATGCTGCTGTCGGCCGTGGCCGCCTTCTTCCTCTGGACGGAGGTGCGCACGAGCCATGAGGTGGCCGCGCGCTTCCAGGAGTCGTTGGACCGGGCGGGGCTCATCGGCCGCATCCGCGTGGACGCCATCTCGCTGGAGTCCGCCATCGAGGCCCACATCCGGGCCACCAACGACGCGGAGCGCCAGGAGGCCAACGAGGTGATGGAGGACATCCTCGCGGACGTGCGCGACGCCACGCTCGCGTACACGCGCGGCCTGCCCAAGGGAGAACCCCTCGTCGTGTGGGAGCGCTTCAACATGGCGTGCACGCGCCTGGCCGAGCAGGTGCGGGCCGCGGCGGTGCTCTCCAATCGTCAGGAGGCGGAGCGGGCCCGGCACCATCTGGTGGAGCAGGTGCGTCCGCTGGCCGAGGAGATCGACGGACTGGCGGGCCACCTCAACCGGGAGAACGCGGAGGAGGGCCGCCTGCTGCTCGACCATCTGGCGGCGCTGCGCACGCGCAACCTGGCCTTCGGCGGCGCGGTGACGCTGCTGGCGATGCTGGTGTCCCTGTCGGTGGTCTGGCGCATCACCTCGGTCATCAAGCGGCAGGGAAAAACCATCCAGGCGCAGATGGAGGAGCTGGACCGGCGCAACCAGGAACTGGATGCCTTCACGCGGCGCGTGGCGCACGACCTGATGGGCCCGCTGTCACCCCTCAAGGGCTACCTGACGCTCTTGCGCCGCTCGGGCGCGGTGAAGGAGCCGCAGGCGCTGGAGCTCGTGTCGCTGTGCGAGTCGAGCGCGGTGCGCATGGGCGAGCTCATCGAGGCGCTCCTGCGCTTCTGCCGCGCGGGCACCCGGGGCGAGCCCGTGGTGGGCGAGCTGGACACGGCGGTGAGCACGCTCCTGTTGGAGGTGAGCCAGACGGCGGCGGCGCAGGGCGTGGCCCTGGAGCGGGAGTTGGGCTCGGGCGTAAAGGTGATGTGCCCCTCGCAGCTCTTGCAGATCATCGCGCAGAACCTGCTATCCAACGCGGTGAAGTACACGGCGGGCCGGCCCGACGCGCGGGTGAGCGTGCGGGTGGCGCGCGAGGGAGGCGAGGCGGTGTTCGAGGTCGTCGACAATGGCATGGGCATGAGCGAGGACACCCAGGGCAAGCTCTTCCAGCCCTTCTTCCGCTCGCCGGAGACGCGGGGCATTCCCGGGCACGGGTTGGGTCTGGCGACCACCCGGCGTCTGGTGGAGGCGCACGAGGGCACGTTGCGGTTGCACTCGGCGCCGGGCGCGGGCACCCGGGTGACGGTGCGCTTTCCCCTGGCGGCCGAGGCGGCGCCCGTTGCCCAGAGGGGAGCGGCCTAG
- a CDS encoding sigma-54-dependent transcriptional regulator: protein MNPARILVVDDDPHARDLLKRLLGMLGEVTQASDPKMAAARMAEEGPFDLVFTDMAMPNAGDGLLVLHEVRAHLPDTPVIVVTAFGNIEGALDSIQQGAFDYLSKPFDVDAIMRVARRALEQKRLVEENRSLRKQVERGAMVGRSPGLLEVYKQVARAAATSVPVLITGETGTGKEMVARALHRRSPRSTGPFIPVDCGAISESLMESELFGHARGSFTGATGARRGLFEEAHGGTLFLDEIGDVGPKVQAQLLRALQEGEIRRVGESAPVKVDVRVVAATNKDLKARVAEGLFREDLLYRLDVVHLHLPPLRERREDIAALVEHFAALHARGGVAPVVAGEAMVRLAAYDWPGNVRQLENVVARALALNVTGVLGPQDFPEPIGDAPKKLSGLAGDMPSLAELSRRYAAHVLQHVGGNKSEAARLLGVDRKTLYKLLEAQEPEE, encoded by the coding sequence ATGAATCCCGCGCGCATCCTCGTCGTCGACGATGATCCCCACGCGAGGGATCTGCTCAAGCGCCTGCTCGGCATGCTCGGCGAGGTGACGCAGGCGTCGGATCCGAAGATGGCCGCGGCGCGCATGGCGGAGGAGGGTCCGTTCGACCTGGTGTTCACCGACATGGCGATGCCGAACGCGGGCGATGGACTGCTCGTGCTGCACGAGGTGCGCGCGCACCTGCCGGACACGCCCGTCATCGTGGTGACGGCGTTTGGCAACATCGAGGGCGCGCTGGACAGCATCCAGCAGGGCGCCTTCGACTACCTGTCCAAGCCCTTCGACGTGGACGCCATCATGCGCGTGGCGCGGCGGGCGTTGGAGCAGAAGCGGCTGGTGGAGGAGAACCGCTCGCTGCGCAAGCAGGTGGAGCGCGGCGCCATGGTGGGCCGCAGCCCGGGGCTGCTCGAGGTGTACAAGCAGGTGGCGCGGGCGGCGGCCACGTCGGTGCCGGTGCTCATCACCGGCGAGACGGGCACGGGCAAGGAGATGGTGGCGCGGGCGCTGCACCGGCGCTCGCCGCGCTCGACCGGACCCTTCATCCCGGTGGACTGTGGCGCCATCTCCGAGTCCCTCATGGAGAGCGAGCTGTTCGGCCATGCCCGCGGCTCGTTCACCGGCGCCACGGGGGCGCGGCGGGGCCTCTTCGAGGAGGCACACGGCGGCACGCTCTTCCTCGACGAGATTGGCGACGTGGGCCCCAAGGTGCAGGCGCAACTGCTTCGCGCCCTGCAGGAGGGGGAGATCCGCCGCGTGGGCGAGAGCGCGCCCGTGAAGGTGGACGTGCGGGTGGTGGCGGCGACGAACAAGGACTTGAAGGCGCGGGTGGCCGAGGGGCTGTTCCGCGAGGACCTGCTCTATCGCCTGGACGTGGTGCACCTGCACCTGCCGCCCCTGCGCGAGCGGCGCGAGGACATCGCGGCGCTGGTGGAGCACTTCGCGGCGCTGCACGCGCGGGGCGGGGTGGCGCCGGTGGTGGCGGGCGAGGCGATGGTCCGGCTGGCGGCGTATGACTGGCCGGGCAACGTGCGGCAGTTGGAGAACGTGGTGGCGCGGGCGCTCGCGCTCAACGTGACGGGCGTGCTGGGGCCCCAGGACTTTCCCGAGCCCATCGGCGACGCGCCCAAGAAGCTCAGCGGCCTCGCCGGAGACATGCCGAGCCTGGCCGAGCTGTCCCGGCGCTACGCGGCCCATGTGCTCCAGCACGTGGGGGGCAACAAGAGCGAGGCGGCGCGCCTGCTGGGCGTGGATCGCAAGACGCTCTACAAGCTGCTCGAGGCCCAGGAGCCCGAGGAGTAG
- a CDS encoding class I SAM-dependent methyltransferase has translation MNITLSPQDYATAFHLLARTARHPENIGQWVERSLLSRLPARPSLLDVGAGPGSVARRLAPHFGPLTLLEPNQEQLGAFELPGARLIHGTLESFQSPEKYDLVLCSHMLYHVPVSDWGGAIERLLSFVRPGGYCLVVLGSARGQNYELHRDFTQTVITSEQLKAILKDKQLPFEVVETQNGFSAATFEEMYTLCRFFVFEDCYTARQLAALSDDEARALDARIREHAGRCRESDGVYRLRQGDEFILIPKP, from the coding sequence ATGAACATCACGCTGTCTCCCCAGGACTACGCCACCGCCTTCCACCTGCTCGCCAGGACGGCCAGGCACCCCGAGAACATCGGGCAGTGGGTCGAGCGGAGCCTTCTCTCCCGGCTGCCCGCGCGTCCGTCCCTGCTCGATGTCGGCGCGGGGCCGGGCTCGGTCGCCCGGCGGCTCGCGCCGCACTTTGGCCCGCTCACCCTGCTCGAGCCCAACCAGGAGCAGCTCGGCGCGTTCGAGCTGCCGGGGGCCCGGCTCATCCATGGGACGCTGGAGAGCTTTCAATCGCCCGAGAAGTACGATCTCGTCCTCTGCTCGCACATGCTGTACCACGTGCCCGTGTCCGATTGGGGCGGGGCCATCGAGCGGCTGCTCTCGTTCGTGCGCCCGGGGGGCTACTGTCTGGTCGTCCTCGGCTCGGCGCGCGGGCAGAACTACGAGCTGCATCGCGACTTCACCCAGACGGTGATCACCAGCGAGCAGCTCAAGGCCATCCTGAAGGACAAGCAGCTCCCGTTCGAGGTGGTCGAGACCCAGAACGGTTTCTCCGCGGCCACCTTCGAGGAGATGTACACGCTCTGCCGCTTCTTCGTGTTCGAGGACTGTTACACCGCGCGGCAGCTCGCCGCGCTGAGCGACGACGAGGCGCGCGCTCTCGATGCGAGGATTCGCGAGCACGCCGGGCGCTGCCGGGAGTCGGACGGGGTGTACCGCCTGCGGCAGGGGGATGAGTTCATCCTCATCCCCAAGCCGTAG
- a CDS encoding MG2 domain-containing protein, producing the protein MNIRSNRRLTLGIAALVILIGIWWVAVDDCVSTWIFQGVKMPRCPDGRMRQTVTLDARGLARESTGSVTVGALAHGVTRDGGTLQSAVRRLEPALFLVDAEGKETPLPIEGPWERQKPGFAQSASVKLPALPDGDYRLRARVDSPLGTDTVDAPLPLYAPARIQVLTDRPLYEPGHVVRFRAVVLRARDLAPIDGRPGSWFVTDPSGEVLLEQRMPAGPWGVVSGEFPLDREAATGAWKVKWVSGDTGGEVSFQVQPFTLPRFQVEAQGTRPFWRAGESPLVEGRVLYTSGAPVAGATVKVDWRASGRWPPPTAWLDANARDGLPREARTDAAGRFRLPLPRVPFDLRGQATLSATLSATDPAGDQVQGATSVLLTEDALSVSAVTEQSDGLVDGYGNRVYLRATTAAGRLLPGTELTVRRAWDPNDEGVRAVTDEDGVAVFQLDPGPPVNVVLPALPVRPAPRPPPVQLEEMRDLLADEGDASLEDQLAVERWLEPLRPCARFVSPEADSFEVELGLRVTAGGAVVDVTAEDSPLASCAAAILRTRSLPPGRERMLGLTLSLRDPGLPLLVTEVRDLLGASTSEGLEDALHRAALDARECLPADLSLAAPLPSVLIWRTRPGKREVEVGWTSPRPQEDSLPTPHLACIQSRFAGMRLSEEPGHATGIVRFTAEPTSRSAEGAVPQETTMLGYELKVSAKDATGDLGSTTWIASPARLPPTRLRASPVLAQTGGEVSIELLRGPDFTGGLPEELELQAGDRTLRTKVERTGPVPVARFSLPTSFEGWAEASWNGAVARVYVAPQARLSLEVASDKAAYAPGELAHLQVNTWVDGRKGPAAVGLFGVDESLSQLVALPDADALDGMRPTPSMTSPAFGVLDGTALVMGRIRGANAAAATLLRVRSVPSRAEGERTLSFSARSPFEPDVELTEPFYRVLSELTVRVRAWEESAPEGETLSPEGLARQWEQALAACEQRGEKVTDAFGRRLRLSQLPSELLALTDPRAVVVNGTRLPQDIENWGAWVTRESP; encoded by the coding sequence ATGAACATTCGTTCCAATCGCCGGCTCACACTCGGCATCGCCGCGCTCGTCATCCTGATCGGCATCTGGTGGGTGGCCGTGGACGACTGCGTGTCCACCTGGATCTTCCAGGGGGTGAAGATGCCTCGGTGTCCGGACGGGCGCATGCGACAGACCGTGACCCTGGACGCGCGGGGACTCGCCCGCGAATCCACGGGGAGCGTCACCGTCGGGGCCCTGGCCCATGGCGTCACCCGGGATGGCGGCACGCTGCAATCGGCGGTGCGCCGCCTGGAGCCCGCCCTCTTCCTCGTGGATGCCGAGGGCAAGGAGACTCCGCTTCCCATCGAGGGTCCCTGGGAGCGGCAGAAGCCCGGCTTCGCCCAGAGCGCCTCGGTGAAGCTGCCCGCCCTGCCGGACGGGGATTACCGGCTGCGTGCCCGCGTCGACTCGCCGCTGGGCACGGACACCGTGGACGCCCCCCTTCCCCTCTACGCCCCCGCCCGCATCCAGGTGCTCACCGACCGGCCCCTCTATGAGCCCGGCCACGTGGTGCGCTTTCGCGCCGTGGTGCTGCGTGCCCGGGACCTGGCTCCCATCGATGGGCGCCCGGGCTCCTGGTTCGTGACCGATCCCTCGGGAGAGGTCCTCCTCGAGCAGCGCATGCCGGCGGGCCCCTGGGGCGTGGTGTCCGGAGAGTTCCCGCTCGACCGCGAAGCGGCCACCGGCGCCTGGAAGGTGAAATGGGTGAGCGGAGACACCGGCGGCGAGGTGTCCTTCCAGGTGCAGCCCTTCACCCTGCCCCGCTTCCAGGTGGAGGCCCAGGGCACCAGGCCCTTCTGGCGCGCGGGCGAGTCGCCCCTCGTCGAGGGCCGGGTCCTCTATACCTCGGGAGCCCCCGTGGCCGGCGCCACCGTGAAGGTGGACTGGCGCGCCTCGGGCCGCTGGCCTCCGCCCACCGCGTGGCTCGACGCGAACGCCCGCGACGGACTGCCCCGCGAGGCCCGCACGGACGCCGCGGGACGCTTCCGCCTCCCACTGCCGCGCGTGCCCTTCGATCTGCGCGGCCAGGCCACCCTCTCCGCGACGCTGTCCGCCACGGACCCGGCGGGAGACCAGGTGCAGGGCGCCACCTCGGTGCTGCTCACCGAGGACGCCCTCTCCGTGTCGGCGGTGACGGAGCAGTCGGACGGCCTGGTGGACGGCTACGGCAACCGCGTCTACCTGCGGGCCACCACCGCCGCCGGCCGGCTGTTGCCCGGCACCGAGCTCACCGTGCGCCGGGCGTGGGATCCGAACGACGAGGGCGTGCGCGCGGTGACGGACGAGGACGGCGTGGCCGTCTTCCAGCTCGACCCGGGCCCGCCCGTCAACGTCGTGCTGCCCGCCTTGCCGGTGCGCCCCGCTCCCCGGCCCCCTCCGGTGCAGCTCGAGGAGATGAGGGATCTGCTCGCCGACGAGGGCGACGCCTCGCTGGAGGATCAGCTCGCCGTGGAGCGGTGGTTGGAGCCCCTGCGCCCCTGCGCCCGCTTCGTGTCGCCCGAAGCGGACTCCTTCGAGGTGGAGCTCGGCCTGCGCGTGACGGCGGGAGGCGCGGTGGTGGACGTCACCGCGGAGGACTCGCCGCTGGCCTCCTGCGCCGCCGCGATCCTGCGCACGCGCTCGCTGCCTCCCGGTCGCGAGCGCATGCTGGGGCTCACCCTGAGCCTGAGGGATCCAGGACTGCCCCTGCTCGTCACCGAGGTGCGCGACCTCCTCGGAGCCAGTACCAGCGAGGGGCTCGAGGATGCGCTGCACCGCGCGGCGCTCGATGCGCGCGAGTGCCTGCCGGCGGACTTGTCGCTCGCGGCGCCACTGCCCTCGGTGCTCATCTGGCGCACGCGTCCGGGCAAGCGCGAGGTGGAAGTGGGCTGGACGTCCCCACGCCCCCAGGAAGACTCGCTGCCCACCCCCCACCTCGCCTGCATCCAGTCGCGCTTCGCGGGGATGCGGCTGAGCGAGGAGCCCGGCCACGCCACGGGCATCGTGCGCTTCACCGCCGAGCCCACTTCCCGGTCCGCCGAGGGTGCCGTTCCCCAGGAGACGACGATGCTGGGCTACGAGCTGAAGGTGAGCGCGAAGGACGCGACGGGGGATCTCGGCTCGACGACGTGGATCGCGTCGCCCGCGCGGTTGCCCCCCACGCGCCTGCGCGCCTCGCCCGTGCTGGCCCAGACTGGAGGGGAAGTGAGCATCGAGCTGCTGCGCGGCCCGGACTTCACGGGAGGACTGCCCGAGGAACTCGAACTCCAGGCGGGAGACAGGACGCTCCGGACGAAGGTGGAGCGGACGGGGCCGGTACCGGTGGCGCGCTTCTCCCTGCCCACGAGCTTCGAGGGCTGGGCCGAGGCGTCCTGGAACGGGGCCGTGGCGCGAGTGTACGTGGCGCCCCAGGCGCGGCTCTCACTGGAGGTGGCGTCGGACAAGGCGGCCTACGCCCCCGGCGAGCTGGCCCACCTCCAGGTGAACACGTGGGTGGACGGTCGCAAGGGCCCGGCGGCGGTGGGCCTCTTCGGCGTGGACGAGAGCCTGTCGCAGCTCGTGGCCCTGCCGGACGCGGACGCGCTCGATGGGATGCGGCCCACGCCCTCGATGACCTCGCCCGCCTTCGGGGTGCTGGACGGCACGGCGCTCGTCATGGGGCGCATCCGGGGCGCCAACGCCGCCGCCGCCACGCTGCTGCGCGTGAGGAGCGTGCCCTCGCGCGCCGAGGGGGAACGGACCCTGTCGTTCTCGGCGCGGTCGCCCTTCGAGCCCGACGTGGAGTTGACCGAGCCCTTCTACCGGGTGCTCTCGGAGCTGACGGTGCGGGTGCGCGCCTGGGAGGAGTCCGCGCCCGAGGGCGAGACGCTGTCGCCCGAGGGCCTCGCGCGGCAATGGGAGCAGGCGCTCGCGGCCTGTGAGCAGCGGGGCGAGAAGGTCACGGACGCCTTCGGCCGCCGGTTGCGGTTGTCGCAACTGCCCTCGGAGCTGCTCGCCCTCACGGATCCGCGCGCGGTGGTGGTCAACGGCACGCGGTTGCCCCAGGACATCGAGAATTGGGGCGCATGGGTCACCCGGGAGTCGCCATGA
- a CDS encoding secondary thiamine-phosphate synthase enzyme YjbQ, whose protein sequence is MYHARELTVATRGRGFYDITDEVQRAVAASGAREGLCTIFLHHTSASLLLCENADPDVRRDLESFFSRLVKDGDPLFVHDAEGPDDMPAHVRTVLTQNSISVPIKGGEASLGTWQGLYVWEHRTAAHQRRVTVSVVS, encoded by the coding sequence ATGTACCACGCCAGGGAATTGACGGTGGCCACGCGAGGCCGGGGCTTCTACGACATCACGGACGAGGTGCAGCGGGCGGTGGCGGCGAGCGGCGCGCGTGAGGGCCTGTGCACCATCTTCCTGCACCACACGAGCGCCTCGCTGCTGCTGTGCGAGAACGCGGATCCAGACGTGAGGAGGGACCTGGAGTCCTTCTTCTCCCGGCTGGTGAAGGATGGGGATCCACTCTTCGTCCACGACGCGGAGGGCCCGGATGACATGCCCGCGCACGTGCGCACGGTGCTGACGCAGAACTCCATCAGCGTGCCCATCAAGGGCGGCGAGGCCAGCCTGGGCACGTGGCAGGGCCTCTACGTCTGGGAGCACCGCACCGCGGCCCACCAGCGCCGGGTGACGGTCTCCGTGGTGAGCTGA
- a CDS encoding alpha/beta hydrolase yields the protein MRRVSTKLGELDCQVFDAVPEGTNPELAVVLCHGYGAPATDLVPLARELVQLQPELGAKVRFVFPAAPLSLAAMGMPSARAWFHLPPEVLMGRERDWKKFAVSVPEGLAQARRGLMGMLSALSAATKLPYGRIVLGGFSQGAMVTTDLSLRLEEAPAGLCILSGALICQDEWKQRAERRKGLPVLQGHGRHDDILPFHQAESLRELLKNAGLLVDFVPFDGPHTIDPDELAKLAEFLHVRLLKR from the coding sequence ATGCGACGAGTGAGCACGAAGCTGGGCGAGCTGGACTGCCAGGTGTTCGACGCGGTGCCGGAGGGAACGAACCCGGAGCTGGCGGTGGTGCTGTGCCACGGCTACGGGGCCCCCGCGACGGACCTCGTGCCACTGGCGCGCGAGCTGGTGCAGTTGCAGCCCGAGCTGGGCGCCAAGGTCCGCTTCGTCTTCCCCGCGGCGCCCCTGTCGCTCGCGGCCATGGGGATGCCGTCCGCGCGGGCGTGGTTCCACCTGCCCCCGGAGGTGTTGATGGGGCGGGAGCGGGACTGGAAGAAGTTCGCGGTGTCCGTGCCCGAGGGGCTCGCGCAGGCGCGGCGGGGACTGATGGGGATGCTGTCCGCGCTGTCGGCGGCGACGAAGCTGCCCTATGGGCGCATCGTCCTGGGCGGCTTCAGCCAGGGCGCCATGGTGACGACGGACCTGTCGCTGCGGCTGGAGGAGGCTCCGGCGGGGTTGTGCATCCTGTCGGGGGCGCTCATCTGCCAGGACGAGTGGAAGCAGCGGGCCGAGCGGCGCAAGGGCCTGCCGGTGTTGCAGGGGCACGGGCGCCACGACGACATCCTGCCCTTCCATCAGGCCGAGTCGCTGCGGGAGCTGTTGAAGAACGCGGGCCTGCTCGTGGACTTCGTGCCCTTCGACGGGCCGCACACCATCGATCCGGACGAGCTGGCGAAGCTGGCGGAGTTCCTCCACGTCCGGCTGTTGAAGCGCTGA